One genomic window of Halolamina sediminis includes the following:
- a CDS encoding nucleoside hydrolase, whose amino-acid sequence MSRKVLLDVDPGCDDAVALGLALASDELDVVGVTTVAGNTSVDNATRNALSVLTLFDRTDVPVAAGCGRPLAHELETAEEIHGEGGITGELPGPAAEPVSTDAPAFIREQATEHDDLTLVGLGPLTNVAVALMSDPDLPERLEEVTVMGGTIRATGNRTPMAEANFYSDPAAARRVVWDANPKVAGLNVTHRAQVPPGVVDGDSATAETIRAWLDYYPDWVRESVGLEHAAQHDALVVAGLFADVLTHESAPTDVFVDDGDARGAVMFDEYGLTDAERTARVAVDVDVDRFRALLGERLSRLV is encoded by the coding sequence ATGTCACGGAAGGTGCTGCTCGACGTCGACCCGGGCTGTGACGACGCCGTCGCGCTGGGGCTGGCGCTCGCGAGCGACGAGCTCGACGTGGTCGGCGTGACGACGGTCGCCGGCAACACGAGCGTCGACAACGCGACACGGAACGCACTGTCGGTGCTGACGCTGTTCGACCGGACGGACGTGCCCGTCGCCGCGGGCTGTGGTCGGCCGCTGGCACACGAACTCGAGACCGCCGAGGAGATCCACGGCGAGGGCGGGATCACCGGCGAGCTGCCCGGACCGGCCGCCGAGCCCGTGTCGACGGACGCGCCGGCGTTCATCCGCGAGCAGGCGACCGAACACGACGATCTGACGCTCGTCGGACTGGGCCCGCTGACGAACGTCGCGGTCGCGCTGATGAGCGACCCCGACCTCCCCGAGCGCCTCGAGGAGGTCACCGTGATGGGCGGGACGATCCGCGCGACCGGCAATCGGACGCCGATGGCGGAGGCGAACTTCTACTCCGACCCTGCCGCGGCGAGACGCGTCGTCTGGGACGCGAACCCGAAGGTCGCGGGGCTGAACGTCACCCACCGCGCCCAGGTGCCGCCGGGTGTCGTCGACGGCGACTCGGCGACCGCGGAGACGATCCGGGCGTGGCTCGACTACTACCCCGACTGGGTGCGCGAGAGCGTCGGCCTCGAACACGCCGCACAGCACGACGCCCTCGTGGTCGCGGGCCTGTTCGCGGACGTGCTGACCCACGAGTCGGCGCCGACCGACGTGTTCGTCGACGACGGCGATGCCCGCGGCGCGGTGATGTTCGACGAGTACGGCCTCACCGACGCCGAGCGGACCGCCCGGGTCGCCGTCGACGTGGACGTCGACCGCTTCCGGGCACTCCTGGGCGAGCGGCTCTCCCGACTCGTCTGA
- a CDS encoding potassium channel family protein has translation MANPARRVGLYLLGTAAVILAYALLYQFGMARLEGVEMRFIEALHVVVETFTTVGYGEQAGQWDTTPMLALSIAMQFTGVALIFLTLPAFVLPLFAEALSSGPSRTFDGEGHIVICSFSPTVDTLITELSARGQPYVVVESDLDAVESLRADGVEVVHGDPEEVETLEAVSIAAASAVVVADDDETNASVILAAQHVAPETRVLSLVEDESHADYHRYAGADEVIHPRDVLGESLAGKASAALSSELSGAVEIADEFEVGELLVQRGSPLDGSTIGDCGIQELPGANIIGAWFRGEFVSAPDPGRTIDEHTVLLVAGPEDGVETMKQRSIAEGRSARSGITIAGYGVVGSAVAEAITAAGVPATIVDVEDKPGVDIVGDVTDPATLEDAGIESAEALVLALADDTTALFAALVAKQVAPETNVIARANEADSPPKLYRAGAEYVLSLPTVSGRMLASKLLDEEVITPETQVEVVRREAPALVGHSLADADVRARTGCTVIAIERDGRTITSIDAGMRIEEGDTLVVAGDDDAVDAFAELAT, from the coding sequence ATGGCGAACCCGGCGCGGCGTGTTGGGCTCTACCTCCTCGGGACGGCCGCGGTGATCCTGGCCTACGCCCTCCTCTACCAGTTCGGGATGGCGCGGCTGGAGGGGGTGGAGATGCGGTTCATCGAGGCGCTGCACGTCGTCGTCGAGACGTTCACCACCGTCGGCTACGGCGAGCAGGCCGGCCAGTGGGACACCACGCCGATGCTCGCGCTGTCGATCGCGATGCAGTTCACCGGCGTCGCGCTCATCTTCCTCACGCTGCCGGCGTTCGTGCTGCCGCTGTTCGCGGAGGCACTGTCGTCGGGACCGTCCCGCACGTTCGACGGCGAGGGGCACATCGTGATCTGTTCGTTCTCGCCGACGGTCGACACGCTGATCACCGAACTGAGCGCGCGCGGTCAGCCGTACGTCGTCGTCGAGTCGGATCTCGACGCCGTCGAGTCGCTCCGGGCAGACGGCGTCGAAGTCGTCCACGGCGACCCCGAGGAGGTCGAGACGCTCGAAGCCGTCTCCATCGCCGCCGCCAGCGCGGTGGTGGTGGCCGACGACGACGAGACGAACGCCAGCGTGATCCTCGCCGCCCAGCACGTCGCTCCCGAGACCCGGGTACTGAGCCTCGTCGAGGACGAGAGCCACGCGGACTACCACCGCTACGCCGGCGCCGACGAGGTGATCCATCCCCGGGACGTGCTCGGGGAGTCGCTGGCGGGCAAGGCGTCGGCCGCCCTCTCCTCGGAGCTGAGCGGCGCGGTCGAGATCGCCGACGAGTTCGAGGTCGGCGAGCTGCTGGTCCAGCGGGGCTCGCCACTCGACGGGAGCACGATCGGCGACTGCGGGATCCAGGAGCTGCCGGGGGCCAACATCATCGGCGCGTGGTTCCGCGGCGAGTTCGTCTCGGCACCCGATCCGGGCCGGACTATCGACGAGCACACCGTGTTGCTCGTCGCCGGGCCGGAGGACGGCGTCGAGACGATGAAACAGCGGAGCATCGCCGAGGGTCGCTCGGCGCGGTCCGGCATCACGATCGCGGGCTACGGCGTCGTCGGCTCCGCGGTCGCCGAAGCGATCACCGCCGCGGGCGTCCCGGCCACCATCGTCGACGTGGAGGACAAACCCGGCGTGGACATCGTCGGCGACGTAACCGACCCGGCGACCCTGGAGGACGCAGGGATCGAGAGCGCCGAGGCGCTGGTGCTCGCACTGGCCGACGACACGACCGCGCTGTTCGCGGCGCTCGTAGCCAAACAGGTCGCGCCGGAGACCAACGTCATCGCGCGAGCCAACGAGGCCGACTCGCCGCCGAAGCTCTACCGCGCCGGCGCGGAGTACGTGCTCTCGCTGCCGACCGTCAGCGGCCGGATGCTCGCGTCGAAACTGCTCGACGAGGAAGTGATCACGCCCGAGACACAGGTCGAGGTCGTCAGACGGGAGGCGCCCGCGCTGGTGGGCCACTCGCTCGCGGACGCGGACGTACGCGCCCGAACCGGCTGCACCGTCATCGCGATCGAACGCGACGGCCGGACGATCACGTCGATCGACGCGGGGATGCGGATCGAGGAGGGGGACACGCTGGTCGTGGCCGGCGACGACGACGCCGTCGACGCGTTCGCCGAGCTCGCGACGTAG
- a CDS encoding DUF998 domain-containing protein, translated as MSAQFSLDAATPRREIARLTGPVAVVVSIGGILLATVLSPTFSWAGALSDLGVTPGSAWLFNGSLVVGGLVGAPYAWALWSAGADPLGHLRAVTYLLALVGMVGVGLAPAGRPLHFPFAISFFVFAALTAVVDGVARFRLDTGKLALLAGVLAPLAWPVWLLWLGGRGIAVPEFVGAVLFGVWVVALSPERPGRPT; from the coding sequence GTGTCCGCTCAGTTCTCGCTGGACGCCGCCACTCCGCGGCGGGAGATCGCACGCCTCACGGGGCCGGTCGCGGTCGTCGTGTCGATCGGGGGGATACTCCTCGCGACGGTGCTCTCGCCGACGTTCTCCTGGGCCGGGGCGCTCTCGGATCTCGGCGTGACGCCCGGGAGCGCGTGGCTGTTCAACGGCTCGCTGGTCGTCGGCGGCCTCGTCGGCGCGCCGTACGCGTGGGCGCTGTGGAGCGCTGGGGCCGACCCGCTGGGCCACCTGCGCGCGGTGACGTACCTACTCGCACTGGTCGGGATGGTCGGCGTCGGCCTCGCCCCCGCCGGCCGGCCGCTGCATTTCCCGTTCGCGATCTCGTTTTTCGTGTTCGCCGCGCTGACCGCGGTGGTCGACGGCGTCGCCCGCTTCCGGCTCGACACCGGGAAGCTCGCGCTACTCGCGGGCGTGCTCGCACCGCTCGCGTGGCCCGTGTGGCTGCTGTGGCTGGGCGGTCGTGGGATCGCCGTCCCGGAGTTCGTGGGCGCGGTGCTGTTCGGTGTCTGGGTGGTCGCGCTCAGCCCCGAACGCCCCGGCCGCCCGACGTAG
- a CDS encoding DUF7527 domain-containing protein, with amino-acid sequence MESQTVERVTDWDSEPFSDGHAGLRELAEGEFTGAVTDGGAWLFMLNGRVLGVFDGDMDRFADADGTAYVAPDRSLPLLFAMQETGGEVRGEYYTEETPISEVDQTLQSGNFTGYVELSENVLSGDYYLVYYGGRRLPVAFIGNQRRRISGDEAFERADDEVGIYRVRTVDLDIVDVPEPDSFGDAAAAAASTDEPETGGESAPGEESIADENATSGREPSAPNGGAATGAEPSTAGAAERADTPEGDDEESSADESRAGAAGSDDEPSVSRTPRDRSSEAETADSGAEETESTASMRTDRSAGEAAEAAMSGGDESRSADESTARSTAGASTERSSAGGSSGARERFEAESEWREGATIPALDPENSVSRESDDDGSSEPTPTTEPASSSESAEEVEALREERDRLREHVEELEAETDRLESENERLSGERDRLERERDEAAATAEELEAELEELRSTVDRLETELEAAESELEAVQQYVPEGDHEITPEEAMAGTNLFVRYERKGGPTLEDAHSGDAGRDAVNDNLRLEHHTEFDDDGAVVDGRPFEEWLHDTIEYGFVEWLTRTFVHDVRETRNQTSMGTLYDALPKIDRIELRGEVTLGEEAEEERVSFDVVLRDRMGQPLVVTDLNDSREPATEPMLESLIRNATPVAESNEELSAAFFVTSSYYEPGALETAEEATGGGLLKRSKNKSFVKLSRKEGYHLCLVETREGEFHVSVPEL; translated from the coding sequence ATGGAGAGTCAAACGGTCGAGCGGGTGACCGACTGGGATTCGGAGCCGTTCTCCGACGGCCACGCCGGGCTCCGGGAGCTCGCCGAAGGGGAGTTCACGGGGGCGGTTACCGACGGCGGGGCGTGGCTGTTCATGCTCAACGGCCGGGTCCTCGGCGTGTTCGACGGCGACATGGACCGGTTCGCCGACGCCGACGGCACAGCCTACGTCGCTCCCGACCGTTCGCTTCCCCTGCTGTTCGCGATGCAGGAGACCGGTGGCGAGGTCCGGGGGGAGTACTACACCGAGGAGACGCCGATCTCGGAGGTGGATCAGACGCTGCAGTCGGGCAACTTCACGGGCTACGTCGAACTCTCGGAGAACGTGCTCTCGGGTGATTACTACCTCGTCTACTACGGCGGCCGCCGGCTGCCCGTCGCGTTCATCGGGAACCAGCGTCGGCGCATCTCCGGCGACGAGGCGTTCGAGCGCGCCGACGACGAGGTCGGCATCTACCGGGTCAGAACCGTCGACCTCGACATCGTCGACGTGCCCGAGCCGGACTCCTTCGGCGACGCCGCGGCCGCCGCCGCGAGCACCGACGAGCCCGAGACGGGTGGGGAGTCCGCCCCGGGCGAAGAGTCCATCGCGGACGAGAACGCCACATCGGGTCGGGAGCCGTCCGCTCCGAACGGTGGAGCCGCGACGGGGGCAGAGCCCAGCACTGCCGGCGCGGCTGAACGGGCCGACACCCCAGAGGGGGACGACGAGGAGAGTTCGGCCGACGAATCCCGGGCTGGGGCGGCCGGGAGCGACGACGAACCGTCGGTTTCGCGGACCCCTCGCGACCGGTCGTCGGAGGCGGAAACAGCCGACAGTGGGGCCGAGGAGACGGAGTCGACCGCGTCGATGCGAACGGACCGATCGGCGGGCGAAGCCGCGGAGGCGGCGATGTCCGGCGGCGACGAATCGAGGTCGGCAGACGAGTCGACTGCGCGGTCCACAGCCGGAGCGTCGACCGAGCGATCGTCGGCCGGGGGATCCTCGGGGGCCCGAGAGCGGTTCGAAGCCGAGTCCGAGTGGCGGGAGGGGGCGACGATCCCGGCGCTCGACCCCGAGAACTCCGTATCACGGGAGTCCGACGACGACGGGAGCTCCGAGCCCACGCCGACAACGGAGCCGGCGTCGAGCAGCGAGTCGGCCGAGGAGGTCGAGGCGCTCCGCGAGGAGCGCGACCGGCTCCGCGAGCACGTCGAGGAGCTGGAGGCCGAAACCGACCGTCTCGAGTCGGAGAACGAACGGCTCTCCGGCGAGCGCGACCGGCTCGAACGCGAGCGCGACGAGGCGGCGGCGACCGCCGAGGAGCTGGAAGCCGAGCTCGAGGAGCTCAGGTCGACCGTCGACCGGCTGGAGACGGAGCTCGAAGCGGCCGAGTCCGAACTCGAAGCGGTCCAGCAGTACGTCCCCGAGGGCGACCACGAGATCACGCCGGAGGAGGCGATGGCCGGCACGAACCTGTTCGTTCGCTACGAACGCAAGGGCGGGCCGACGCTCGAAGACGCCCACTCCGGCGACGCCGGCCGCGATGCGGTCAACGACAACCTCCGGCTCGAACACCACACGGAGTTCGACGACGACGGCGCAGTCGTCGACGGCCGACCGTTCGAGGAGTGGCTCCACGACACCATCGAGTACGGGTTCGTGGAGTGGCTGACCCGGACGTTCGTCCACGACGTTCGGGAGACGCGGAATCAGACGTCGATGGGGACGCTGTACGACGCGCTCCCGAAGATCGACCGGATCGAACTCCGCGGCGAGGTGACCCTCGGCGAGGAGGCCGAGGAGGAGCGTGTCTCCTTCGACGTGGTGCTGCGCGACCGGATGGGCCAGCCGCTGGTCGTCACCGACCTCAACGACTCCCGGGAGCCCGCGACCGAGCCGATGCTCGAGTCGCTGATCCGGAACGCCACCCCCGTCGCCGAGAGCAACGAGGAGCTGTCGGCGGCGTTTTTCGTCACGTCGAGCTACTACGAACCGG